Genomic DNA from Paenibacillus sp. KS-LC4:
TAAAGACTGAGCTGTTAATAAGTATTCATTCGCAGCCGCTTCATTAACCGTTCGTCGCTCAGCCAGCCAACGTAGGAGCCTAAAGTTTTATATTCCTTATCCATTAATAGGACGCCTAGAAAAGGGTACTGCTTGCGATGTCTGTAGCGGACATCAGACCAACGCACCTCATAGCCCCATTCATGCTCGGTGACATCGGCGCAGGCAAATTTGGTTAAGTACAGGAAGGAGCGAATCGCGGGATCGCTTTTGGATCTGACCGCCGCGGGATGATCGGAGCATTTTACCCTATCGACCCAGCGAAGCGAGCCATTTCGCAAATCGCCAACGGCAAAGCTGCCATCCTTCATTTGCTTGACCACATTCCATATGCTGAGCGATACGGTTGGAATGAGCACATATCCGTCTGCCGATTGATGTTCCTTATCCAAGTCAGGCAGCCTCCGCATAATGCTCCGCTGTGCAATCGTTCGCCATACAAAATAAGCGGCTGTAAACAAATAAAGAATCGGAAAAATAATCGTTGGGCTTATTGCCCCGATAGCCCACAGTAAAATAGCAACAATGTGGGTAATGAAGATCACGGGATCAAAAATGTGTATAATGTTCCATGAAATCCATTTTTCCGTGAAAGGCCGCATCGCTTGTGTGCCATAAGCATTAAATAGATCGCTCAGCACATGGATGCATACGGCGAGAAGCACCCAGCCTCCTACACGGAGCAATGGCAGGCTGCCATGGTAAAACAGTTCCAGCAAGCCGGTAATAACGACGGTCCAAATGGCTATTGCAGGAATCGAGTGTGAAAGTCCGCGATGATTGCGAATATAGCTGGCATTGCCCTTTAGGCGCAGCAGCATATCGGCATCTGGAGCTTGCGAGCCAACAACCGTTCCAATCAAAACTGCCGTATGCAGCGTTGAATCAGCTGCAATTACGGGGTCAATGGTCGCAAGGCCTGCAAGGCCGATGCCTATAACTAAGTGTGTTCCTGTATCCACGGTAGCAACCTCCAGTATCTTCATTCAATCTTCTGTATACGGTAGTATCGACGACCGAGGACTGATTTATGAAGGAGAGTAAAGGAAATGAAAAGGGGCTGTAACGATGTATATTTGCTTTGCGGAATATCGAATTAAAGCAGAAAATAAAAACGAGTATTTACACTTTGTAGAGCAGAAGAAAGCCGCTCATTCTGCACTCCATGTTTATGAAGGAACAGATCAGCCCGAGCTATTCGTTGAGGTTTGGCAGGCGGAAAGCTTGGAGGAGGCGGAGCAAATAAAAGAAGAACGCCTGAATGAGCGTTCTTCTTGGCGCCAGATGGCTGATTGGGTGCCGGGCGGCGCGGCAAAGGTGCATGTGTGGACGTTTAAGCCAATTACCGCTCCATAAAGGCTATTGGCGGCGGTTATTGATACTAGTCGCGGCTTGTGTTTAACGGTGTACTGTTTGTGATCATGCCGCCTTGAAATGGATACTCATAATTGATTGGACCATCAAAGGTGACATAGTCCAGATTGATGGAAAGAAGCAGGTAGCGCATGCCGGTTGTTGGATCGCTAATAATAATGTGGTCGCGACCTGCCGCCTCTATAATGCCGCGGAATGTTTTGGCGTTCCACTCACGGTTGTTTTCATATGTCATGTAGAAGGTGGCCATTTTGCCACGGTTAAGCCGTAAAATGTTTTCTACGTATGATTCCTCTACGATTGGAACGGTAACTACATTGCCGCCTGATGGGGTTACGAAGGAGCCGCTAGGGACGTTAACCGGCATCGGCTGCATCGCTTGCATACCCGCTACCTGCTGCATGGCAGGCATTTGGCCCCCCATCATCGGCTGCATCATTGCTGGCATCGGCATCGGCGTTGGCATTGGCACGGGCTGCCCGCCCATCGGATGAGGATAGCCATAGCCCCCTGTATTTGCTGGATTAACCGCTGTTTTGTAACCATAACCATTCGTCATTTAAAATTCCTCGCTCTCCAAATAAAAAATCATTCGTTACCTTTTCTTTGCCGCTAATATACACTTGGACAATTAGCCTGGGTTGGCACGAAGAAGCAGTGGGCTTTGTAGCGGCCGCTGTTTGACTGATTGTACCAGGTGTCGGGACAGCCAGCAGCGGGGCGGAAAAACCAGAGCGCATTCGACGCTGGATGCTGCCGTTCGCCGCCAATGACGCGCTCGGCGAGCCGGATGTCGCGATCGCGCGCTTTTTGATAGAAATAGCCTTTTTGGGTTGCCTCAAAGCCACCGGGGCTTTGAAACACCATCTGCGGGATGGAGCGAATATTTCTAAAATCGAGGCAATTGCCTAGTACGCGGTTGACGCCAACATTGCCAACCATCAGCATGCCAAGCTCGCCTTCCCCTTCCGCTTCTGCGCGCATCAGTCTAGCCAGCATCTTCGTATCCTCTGCATTTGTCTTGATGACTGCCACGGGCAAGCTCCTTTCAACCCTCAATGATGCTCCGCCGAATAATAGGCGAATGATCATGGGCGTTAAACTACATACTTAGTGTATTGTGAGCCCAGAGAAAGGGTTCCAAAAATATTTTTAGCTTCATCTTGAGTGGCAAATTGATGAACAATAAGCTTGAGCGTTGTCATAACGTGGTTTTTTCTGTATGATTAAGAACGATTGACCAATGAAATGTATGGGCGCTACCTGCGCCTTGTCACATACTCGGGAGGCTCGCTTCGTGTTTAAGGACTTGATAGCATTGACAAAACCAGGTTTGCTTCGGCTCAATATGTTTGCAGCCGTCGGCGGCTTTTGGGTAGCTTCCAAATGGCAAATTGCCTGGTTTGATCTGCTCTGGATGCTGATTGGCTCAACGCTCACGATGGCGTCTGCTTGCGTCATTAATAATTATTGGGATCGTGAGCTGGATCAGAAGATGGAGAGAACGAAAGGACGAGCTTTGCCGACAGGGCGCTTGAAGCCGCTGTTTGTGCTTGGATACGGCCTTGTGCTTGGCATTATTGGGGAATTGGTGCTGTTTATAGCCGTTAATCCGTTGACGGGCTGGTTAGGGCTTTTGGGCTGGTTCGTATATATCGTTATTTATACGATTTGGTTGAAGCGCAGCTCCACTTGGAGTACATCGGTAGGTGGAATTTCGGGAGCGATGCCTCCGGTAATCGGTTATTGCGCAGTCACGAATGAAGTGGATGCAGGAGCTTGGCTCATGTTCGCTTTATTATTTTTATGGCAGCCGGCTCATTTCTGGTCGCTTGGCATTAGACGCGTGGAGGAATATCGCACGGCTGGCTTCCCTCTGCTGCCTGTCGTTAAAGGGATTAGACGCACCAAGCTGCAAATGATTCCTTATGTAGCGCTGCTTATACCTACATGTTATCTCATGTTCCATTATGGCTATACCGGCTATGTCTTTCTAGTGTTGTCGATTGCAGGCAGTGTATTGTGGGCGGTTCACACGATTCGCGGCCTTAGGGCGAAGGATACGGAAAAATGGGCAAAAACGAATTTTCTTATCTCAGTCAACTACTTAATGGTTGTATTCATTGTAATGATCGTTAATACGGTAAGGTGAAACGGCTATCGCCGTCCTTTGGCGGCGCAGCGCGTTTCAATCCGAGAAATATAAGCATATTTATAAGTGCAAAGCTTTTAATTTCTTATAGTTTAAAATAACGTGTCATGTTTGGACAAGCTTCATGGGGGGAATGGGGAAAATGGATTTTCTGAAAAAGCATAGCTTCAAAATTGCGGTGCTGGCACTTTGCTTGGGCATGGGCATATATTTATTAATGACCAATGTTTTTAAACCGGAAAAGCCAATGCCGGTTCTGCAAGAAGCGCCAGCCTTCGAGCTAACGGATTTGGACGGCAATAAAGTGACGAAGGAGTCGACGAACGGCAAAGCAAGATTGGTTTATTTTTATTTTGCCAATTGCCCGGACGTATGTCCGCCAACGACATTCCTACTGTCTCAGGTGCAGGAAGGCTTGGAGAAAGAGGGCATACTTGGAACGGATGCCGAAATGATCTCGATTACATTCGATCCTGAGCGTGATACAACCGAGGTTATTAAGGCGTTCGCGGAGCGAAATTATGCCAAGCTGAATGAAGGCTGGATGTTTTTGCGAGGGGATGATCCGCAGGCGGCCATCAAGCTTGCTCAGGATTTTGGCGCGAGTGCCATTAAGGACAAAGAGGGAACCGGCTTTACACATATGAATGTGATTACTCTGGTGGACAAAACAGGCCAGATTCGCAAGTGGATTGCTGCAAACAATGAGGAATTGACGCCGGAAAGCATCGTTGCTGATATGAAGCGGCTTGCTAAGGAATAGCGATGGCTATCTTTTATCATATTTTATGGAGTAACATTGCGCCGCTTACATTGATGATAGCTATAGGCTTCTCAATGCAGCGGCTTTTTTCTTTAGATATTAAAACCTTGTCCAAGCTGAATTTTTACGTTTTTTCGCCAGCGGTTATTTTTCAGCTGCTGCGTACGACAGAGCTTGAAATGAGCCTTATTTGGAAGGTGCTGCTGTTTGTCGTTATCTTTATGGTGCTGCAAGCTATAGCCGTAGAAATCGTTGTGAAAATGCGAGGGCTTAAGGGAGGCATGCGCGGCTCCATGCGTAACAGCGTGCTATTCTATAATAGCGCTAATTACGGCATACCGCTTAATCAACTGGCGTTTGCCGGAAACCCGATGACGCTGGCGGTACAAATATTAGTCATGACGACGCAGTCCTTTTTGCCGAATACGTATGGCATCTACAGCGTGAACGCTCATAAGCTGTCCTTGCGCGATACGCTGAAGACGATTTTCTCCATGCCGATCATTTATGTCATTCCGCTCGCATTTCTGCTGAAAGGGCTTGACGTAGAGCTGCCGCAGCCGCTGCAAATGCCGATTGAATATTTGGCAAATGCGTTTATTGGAACGGCCCTCATTACGCTCGGCGTCCAGCTAGGCAGCATGAAATGGCAATTCGACAAGCGTCTGCTTGGCAATGTGCTGCTGTCGAACGGGCTTCGCTTGATTGGAGGCCCGCTGCTCGCAGCTCTTGCTATTTGGTTGATCAGCGCCACAGGGCTGTTCGTATTCGATAAGCTGACGACGGCGGCGCTAATCGTGTCAGCCTCGGTGCCTACCTCGCTTAGCAGCGTGCTGCTGGCGGTGGAGTTCGACAATGAGCCGGAGTTTGCTTCTCAGGCGGTGTTTTTGTCAACGGTGCTGAGCATTGTGACGGTATCGTTCGTTATTTTCATCCTTCATATTTAATCTTTTGGAGCAGGAGCGGGAGGAGGGTACAGAATATGTTCCTCTAATCCCGCTTTTTCCAATTGGGCGATGACATATTCCTCGGGAGTATGCTCTACGCCCGAATAACCGCGCCTCGTATAAATATGCTCGGCATCTGGAAACACATCGCGCAGCATGCCCCGAATGCGTTTGCCGGATGAATCATTGTCTGTGAAAATATAAACGTGACGCTCGGCGATTTGCCTCTTCAGCTTCTCAAGCTGCTCGGTTCCGGGAGTTCCGTATGTACAATAGATCGGAATGCTTTCGTCCAGCACGCGCCTGACGCGGCTTTTATCATTTTTACCTTCTACAATAATCGCAATGTCCATCATGCTGATCACCTTGTTTTTTTTCTATAGTTTATCAAATTACAAGGGGAAAAGCTTGCAGCCATTATGCCATTATGCAGTAAAATGGGTTTGCGTTACAAGCGGGCTGCGACGGTGGAAAGGGAGAATCGACACAGCGAGCATCAAAACGAGAAAGGCGATATAATACGGCGACATATAGCTGCGCAATTGACCGGCAAGCATCGGACCGAGGAAGGCGCCAATCGAATAGGCAATGGATAGGGTGGAAAAGGTGCGGCCGTAGCGTGCGCCTCCACTTAGCTCAATAAGCAAGATTGAAATGGCGGGAATGACGATACCTTTTGCCATGCCTACCATCAGCAGCATAACGGCGAAGGGCAGCGGCGAATCAGCGGCGATGCTGAAATAAATCAAAGCCAGCGCGAGCGCTCCCCACAGCGTACGGCGATAGGCGGAGAAGCGGTTGAGAAACAGCATGCTGAGCGTAATGAGAGCGCCGAGGCTGACAACTGAAAAAAGCAAGCCCGTCGTCAGCATGCCAGCGGTCGTTGTCGCCATGAGCGGCAGCTCGAAGGAGAGTATGCCCTGTGCGCAGCTGATGCCAACCGGCAATATATAAATGAGCCAAGATACGGACTTCGAATCGGCAGCCGCCGGGAAAGCCAGCTTTTGGGGCTGAACGCCGGCAGGAGTGGCAGGGACGTCAGCTGCCGGGATATCGCGGATGAAAAACAGCGCGCATATCGCAGTTACGATTAAAATCCAGCCCAGCATATAAAAAGCGGTGGTGAAGCCGATTTTGGCTACCATATAAGCGCCGGCTGCTGGTGAAATGACGGTCGCCAGCGTATGTACGAGCCCGTTGCCGGCCATAAGCTTGCCCTGCTCGGTACGGTTGCTCGTCATCCGAGCAAGCAAAGCCAGACATGCCGGTGAGAGGAAGGCGAGCACGAAGCCGCTGATAGAGCGAAGGACAAGCAGCTGCCAAGGATTCGTCACCCCCGCTTGAAATAAGAGGATGATCCCTGCTCCAAGCAAGCTGAAGACGATAAACAGCCTGCTGCCAAAGCGATCAACGCCATAGCCGGCAATAAGGTTGCCGGGCAGATGCGTAATCGAGTACATGCCCATCATCAGCCCGATGAACGAGGGCGCTGCGCCAAGCGAAATGGCGAAAGGCGTCAAAATTGGATATTGCGCATGCAAATCAAAAAAAGCGACGAACAGAAAAAAATAGAGCCAGATGGCGGTTTTCATCAGGCTTCACCTCCAAATTGTAATCAGCCTAACGGGGAGCATATGGATGGCGGCAGCGCGGGTTCCATTCATAGGCCATGCCCCTCGGCCATATAAATTACTTGTACGCCAAGGTCGGACAGGATATGTCTGTATAAAGCGGGATGCCTAGCGTTTACGCTGGATTCCAGCTGGGGTATAATGTTTGATAATAGCAGTGTCCGCACGTTATAATAGGAGGGGTCAGGTTGGAGTTTCTGGATTTTACAAGTTATGACTGGAATACTTGGAGCGATTTTCTGAAGGAGCATTGGTTTGTGCTCGCGATTGCGCTTGTTGTGCTGCTGCTTGTTATCCGTATCGTCAAAACCGTTGTCAAATGGGCCTTAGTCGCCGTTATCGTGTTTGGCGTTATCGTCTATAGCGGCTATACGATGGAGGATTTGAAGGCATTTGGCACGAAGCTGGAGGAAACAACAGGAAGCCTTAAGCAGGAAGCCATCTCAGCTATGATTGGTGAAGCGAAGAACGCCAAGTTTACGACGAATAAAGACGGCTCCTATACCGTCGCAACAGATAGCGTAGCGCTGACTGGGGTTCCGGGTACGAATGAGGTTTCCGTATCTTACCGTGGAAACGATTTATTCAAAATGCAAATTGACGAGACGATACAATCCATTATTAATCAGGCCAAACAAAACAAACCATAAGCACTTTTACTAAAATATTGTTTTAGCAATGAATGAGGGGGATTACGGGAATGACGGAATGGATTCAGGCAGGCAGCCAAAGCATGATGGAGCCTGTCACTGCTGCCGTTCTCCTGGTGCTCCTTGTCTCACTCATTCAGGGATTGATTAGGGGCGCATCGGGATCGGCGAGGCGCCTTTTCTTTTTTGTGTGGGAAAGCATCGTCATCGTCGCTTGTCTTGTCCTCGCCTCGCATTGGGCGGGCAAGCTTTCGCCCGTTGCAGCGGATATGCTGAGGAAGCATGTTATCGTCCCTAGCAGAGCGCTGGGGCCGATTGAGCAGGCATGGTACACACTGATAACGAGCATAAGGGATTTTGCGCTGCTGCGTTATGTGCTGCTCTTTCTAGTCATTTATATGCTGCTGCGAGTTGCTGCCTCCGGGCTTAACCCATTGTTTGAGCTCTTATTTAGACGAAAGGCTCATGTAGACGGAGATGGCCGCCAGCAGGAGCGACGGATGACTCTCCCAAGACAGCGGGCGGCAAGCCGCGCTTTTGGGGCATTGTTAGGCGGTATCCATGGAGCAGGCCGAGCCTTCATTTTCCTTGCTGTGCTGTTCGTGTACGTGTCCTTGCTGCCGAGTGGCGTTGGAGCACAGATGATCAAGCAGTCGCCGCTGTATACGCAGGCTGCTGTATTGCTGGAACCGGTGGCGGGGGATATGCTCGCTGGACGCGGTCCTGTGTTAGCCGAAGCGATGCAGGCAGAATTCCAAAATATTTTACAGCGAAAATATGAAGTGATTGATTATGCTATACCAGCAAGCATTGAGCAGGCGGCGGTGCAGATCGTCAAGGATGCAAAAACGGATGAAGAGAAGGCAAGAGCGCTATATGAGTGGTTAGGAACGCGAATTGCGTATGATTGGGACAAGGCGCGCCAATACGAGGAGCAGGGCATTTGGCAGGAGCAATCTCCGCAAAACACATTTGATACGCGAAAAGGTGTTTGCATTGATGTTGCGAGATTGTATGACATGATGGCGCGAGCGGTAGACGTCGAGGTGCGGGTCGTAACGGGGCTTGGCGCAGATGGGAAGGGCGGCTATGGCCCCCATGCGTGGAATGAAGTGCGTATAGATGGAAAATGGCTGCCGCTTGATGCAACTTGGGCTTCATCGGGCAATTGGTTCAATTCGCCTGATTTTGAGCAGACGCATATTCGGGATAAGCAGCTAAGTATTTAATTCAATTATTCATTTTATATACTTAATTTATATTTGAGGTGAGCAGGTTGACGGATGATCCACAGAAAAGGGAAATTAACAATAAACGCCATTTTTCCTTTCGCCTGAACTTATTTTTCTTTATCGTTTTCGGTTTGTTCAGCGTACTGATTATTCAATTGGCTATTTTGCAGTTTGTTGAAGGTCCGACGCTTAGCGCGGCAGGCAGCAAGAAAAGCACGCGAAATGTGAAGATCGCGCCGATTCGCGGCAATATTTATGATTCTGAAGGCAAGGCCATTGCGTATTCGACCTCAACGCAGTCGCTTTATTTCAGCATACCGCCCAATTATAAGACGGAGGAACTGAAGAAGCTGGCTACAGAGGAAGCGACCAGACTTGTAGAGGTGTTTGATAAATACGGAGACCCCGCCCTGAAAATGACGGTGGAAGATGTCATTATGCAGATGGATTTAGGATTCAGGCTCAATACCATTTCAACGCCAAGACGTATAAAGACAGGACTGACAAATGAGGAAATCGCTTATTTTCTCGGCAACAAGAGCAGCTTTGTTGGCTTAGATATTATGGAAGAGAGTGTGCGTCACTATAGTCAGGATACGACGGCGGTTCAGCTCGTCGGATACTTGAAAAAATATAAAGGTGTACGCGAAAACTTGGATTTTTATGGAGAAAAGGCGCAGGAAAAAGACCCTCAGCTCCAATACTTGGAGGATGAAGAGGTAGGATTTGACGGCCTTGAGCTATTATATCAAGATATTTTACGTGGTAAAAACGGGCTGAAAAGCTATCCGGTCAACAATCAGGAGGTTATTGTAGGCCCTGTACAAATTACGAATCCGGAAAAAGGCGATGACCTCTATCTGACGATTAATCGAGGTGTTCAGCAAACAACAGAGCAGGCGATTATGGATCAGATTAAGAAAATCAGTACCTCATCCATATCTGCTGAACGTGCGCCTTATGCAAAAATTGGTTTTGCAGTAGCGATGGAGGTAGAGACCGGTAAAGTAATTGCAATGGCCAGTATGCCGGACTATGATCCGAATATTTGGGCGGGCGGCAGCATTAGCCAGAAGGATTATGACAACATTGAGAATGTCGTTAATAATGGAACCATTACAGAGATATATCCGAAATATGATTCGGATGAGGAGCGTAAAAGCCATCCCTCTTCACTCGTTCCACCGGGATCGACGCTTAAGCCGCTTTCCGTTTTGATTGGTTTAAATGAGGGTTTGTTTACAACAGAGTCTATTTACAACGATACGGGTTTATTTACTTTTGGTAAAGCAGGGCATGAGGTACCCATTCGAAATGCTGGTGGACACGTCTATGGGGCGCTTGATCCTGCTAAAGCTATTGAGAAATCCTCCAATCCCTTTATGGCGGCGATGATTGGCAGCAGGCTGAACCAAAAATATCCGGGTATTGAGGGTATTGATATTTGGGACAAATACATGAAGGAATTTGGCCTGGGTGTATCAACAGAAAGTGGACTTCGCATGGAGAAAAAAGGCAGCGTCGATTATTACCATGAGTTTGAGACGGCAAGTGCGCAATCCGCGCTCATTCGTGCCTCGTTCGGTCAACAGGCTCGTTATACAGCCTTGCAGCTGGCACAGTATGTTACGATGCTTGCTAATCATGGCAAGCGGATGAAGCCGCAATTTGTCAATGAGATTAAAGATTCCGAAGGCAATGTGGTGCAAGCCTTTGAGCCCGTGGTGCTCAATACAGTCGAATTTCCTGATGCTTATTGGAAAGAAATAGAAAAAGGCATGGGCAAGGTCGGCGTGCAAGGCTTCGATGGCGTAAGCTATACCTTTAATCGTAAAACAGGGACAGCACAATCGTCCGTTAAAGGCAGAACGGCGGATAACGGTGTATTTATCGCTTATGCCCCTGCTGACAAACCGAAGCTTGCAGTTGCCGTCATTATGCCGGACGGCGGTTTTGGCGGCTGGGCGGCAGCGCCGGTTGCCCGTAAAATTTTTGACGCTTATGATTATGAGATTGGCCTGAATGGTGTTCCGGGGAAGGCAAAGGATGCCGTGGCTTCGACAGATACAAATGCTGCCGGAACGGAAGCAACGGTGCAATAACACGCCCCAGTTAAATCGTCTATTTTTCAAGACCTTTTCAACAGCGCTGCTGATTGGAGAGGTCTTTTTTTAAAATAAATGTTGCACTAGAGAAACTTTTTTGTATAATATAAACAAAGAGGCGCTTAGCTAACTTACATTCGCATAGGCAAAATAAATCATTGCACTGAAAACAAATAGATGGGCAGGGGATTGGACTAATGAAGAAGCAGCGTAAAATGAATTCGGCGTTGAAGCGGTTAATTATGACGTTAATGTTTTTGGCATTATCCGCAGTTGTATTAGCAGGATGTGCAAGCGGCAGCGGCAGTGAGACGGCAAACGGAGATGGAAAACTAAAAATCACGGCGACGACCGGAATGATTGCTAATGTGGCGGCAGAGGTCGGAGGAGACGACGTTGTTGTAACAGGACTTATGGGGTCGGGTATCGACCCCCATTTATACAAAGCATCGCAGGGTGATGTAAAAAAGCTGGATCAGGCTGATATTATTTTTTATAACGGCTTGCACCTGGAAGGGAAAATGGGAGAGATGTTCGAGAAGCTGGAGAAGCTGAAGCCAACAGTAGCTGTCTCCTCGCAAATTCCACAATCGGAGCTTCATGGTAATCCAAACGGCGACTCCACTACCCATGATCCGCATATCTGGTTCAATGTTAAGCTGTGGATGTCTGCCACCGAGGTTATACGCGACACGCTAATGGAGAAGGACCCAGCGAACGAGGCGGGCTACAAGGAACGGGCGGAGGCTTACCTGGCGAAGCTTGAGGAGCTTGATCAATATGCAAGAGAGCAAATGGCCACGATTCCTGAAAAAGGAAGAATTCTCGTAACGGCGCATGACGCCTTCGGATATTTTGGCGCAGCTTATGGTCTAGAGGTCACAGGCTTGCAGGGAATGAATACGATGTCTGAGTATGGGTCGAAGGATGTAAGCGAGCTGCGAGATTTTCTCGTCGAAAAACAAATCAAAGCGGTGTTCATTGAATCCAGCGTGCCGCGCAAATCCATTGATTCCGTTATCGAGGGTGCTCAAAAATTGGGGCATGTTGTGACAATCGGCGGCGAATTGTTTTCTGACGCGATGGGCGATCCAGGCACGGTGGAAGGTACTTATATCGGTATGGTTAAACATAATGTAGATACAATTGTAAATGCACTCAAATAACAAGACGCAGTGAGAGGCGATGGCTACTATGAAAAATCATTTAAAAACGGCAGCTCCTTTGACAATTGAAGGCTTAAGCGTAGCTTACCAGAAAAAACCGGTGCTGCGCAGCGTATCTTTCTCGGTAGAGGAAGGGGAGCTGATCGGGGTAATCGGACCCAACGGAGCGGGCAAGTCTACGCTGATGAAGGCGGCGCTCGGCCTCATTCCTCGCCTTAGCGGGGAAGTGCTGATCTATGGCAAGCCGTATCGCCAGCAGCGCAGGCTGATCGGATATGTGCCGCAGCGCGAGTCGGTGGATTGGGATTTCCCAACGAATGCGCTGGATGTCGTCATGATGGGCCGTTACGGCCATCTGGGCCTGTTCGGCCGCCCGGGAGCAAAGGAACGCAGGCTTGCGATGGAATGCTTGGCGAAGGTCGGCATGGCTGATTTCGCCACAAGGCAAATCAGTCAGCTGTCCGGCGGCCAGCAGCAGCGGGTATTTCTGGCGCGGGCGCTCGTGCAGGACGCGAAGCTGTATTTCATGGATGAGCCATTCGCAGGTGTCGATGCTGCAACCGAGAAGGCGATTATTACGCTGCTCCAAGAGCTGAAGCGGCAGGGGAAAACGGTCATCGTCGTCCATCATGATTTGGCGACGGTCGAGGAATATTTTGATTCTGTGCTGCTGCTCAATGTAGAGCTTCAGGCATTTGGCAAGACCGAGCAAGTATTTACACAGCAAATGCTCCAGCAAACCTATGGCGGACGGCTTGCCTTTCTAGAGCGTGGCGGAAATGCCCGGCTTGCTGTCACGAAGGGGTGAGGCTGAGATGGAAACGTTGTGGAGACTGCTTCAAGATCCGAACATGCAATGGATTTTTCTAAGCTGCACGCTGCTTGGCTTAAGCAGCGGCGTCATCGGCAGCTTCTCCTATTTGCGCAAGCAAAGCCTGATGGGTGATACGCTGGCTCATGCGGCGCTGCCCGGCATTTGTA
This window encodes:
- a CDS encoding penicillin-binding transpeptidase domain-containing protein, translated to MSRLTDDPQKREINNKRHFSFRLNLFFFIVFGLFSVLIIQLAILQFVEGPTLSAAGSKKSTRNVKIAPIRGNIYDSEGKAIAYSTSTQSLYFSIPPNYKTEELKKLATEEATRLVEVFDKYGDPALKMTVEDVIMQMDLGFRLNTISTPRRIKTGLTNEEIAYFLGNKSSFVGLDIMEESVRHYSQDTTAVQLVGYLKKYKGVRENLDFYGEKAQEKDPQLQYLEDEEVGFDGLELLYQDILRGKNGLKSYPVNNQEVIVGPVQITNPEKGDDLYLTINRGVQQTTEQAIMDQIKKISTSSISAERAPYAKIGFAVAMEVETGKVIAMASMPDYDPNIWAGGSISQKDYDNIENVVNNGTITEIYPKYDSDEERKSHPSSLVPPGSTLKPLSVLIGLNEGLFTTESIYNDTGLFTFGKAGHEVPIRNAGGHVYGALDPAKAIEKSSNPFMAAMIGSRLNQKYPGIEGIDIWDKYMKEFGLGVSTESGLRMEKKGSVDYYHEFETASAQSALIRASFGQQARYTALQLAQYVTMLANHGKRMKPQFVNEIKDSEGNVVQAFEPVVLNTVEFPDAYWKEIEKGMGKVGVQGFDGVSYTFNRKTGTAQSSVKGRTADNGVFIAYAPADKPKLAVAVIMPDGGFGGWAAAPVARKIFDAYDYEIGLNGVPGKAKDAVASTDTNAAGTEATVQ
- a CDS encoding zinc ABC transporter substrate-binding protein produces the protein MKKQRKMNSALKRLIMTLMFLALSAVVLAGCASGSGSETANGDGKLKITATTGMIANVAAEVGGDDVVVTGLMGSGIDPHLYKASQGDVKKLDQADIIFYNGLHLEGKMGEMFEKLEKLKPTVAVSSQIPQSELHGNPNGDSTTHDPHIWFNVKLWMSATEVIRDTLMEKDPANEAGYKERAEAYLAKLEELDQYAREQMATIPEKGRILVTAHDAFGYFGAAYGLEVTGLQGMNTMSEYGSKDVSELRDFLVEKQIKAVFIESSVPRKSIDSVIEGAQKLGHVVTIGGELFSDAMGDPGTVEGTYIGMVKHNVDTIVNALK
- a CDS encoding metal ABC transporter ATP-binding protein — protein: MKNHLKTAAPLTIEGLSVAYQKKPVLRSVSFSVEEGELIGVIGPNGAGKSTLMKAALGLIPRLSGEVLIYGKPYRQQRRLIGYVPQRESVDWDFPTNALDVVMMGRYGHLGLFGRPGAKERRLAMECLAKVGMADFATRQISQLSGGQQQRVFLARALVQDAKLYFMDEPFAGVDAATEKAIITLLQELKRQGKTVIVVHHDLATVEEYFDSVLLLNVELQAFGKTEQVFTQQMLQQTYGGRLAFLERGGNARLAVTKG